The following coding sequences are from one Sphingobium sp. Cam5-1 window:
- a CDS encoding DUF2490 domain-containing protein, with product MPAFPASRQCRAALALLFLGISPAARAAEEERQLWLGASATMKATPSDIVVIDIGHRFRRDQSGGEQQLARIMLDHAVADGVQIGGGFAFFHSAPEQELRTFQQLTLTHGIWQSRTRLEQRFFDTADEASWRLRQRMQASVPIDTAKRWTLVAAGELFFHLNRAKPSDKTGLAVMRQQAGLRYALSKSIDVQALYMRQQSFRDDRPDAVLHVPWLTLNWKI from the coding sequence ATGCCCGCCTTCCCCGCCAGCCGCCAGTGCCGGGCAGCCCTTGCCCTGCTGTTCCTGGGCATCAGTCCCGCCGCGCGGGCTGCCGAAGAGGAACGGCAGCTATGGCTCGGCGCATCCGCCACAATGAAAGCTACCCCCAGCGACATCGTTGTGATTGACATCGGCCACCGCTTCCGCCGCGATCAATCGGGTGGCGAACAGCAACTCGCCCGCATCATGCTCGACCATGCGGTGGCGGATGGCGTCCAGATAGGCGGCGGCTTCGCCTTCTTCCACTCTGCCCCGGAGCAGGAGCTGCGCACCTTCCAGCAGTTGACCCTCACCCACGGCATCTGGCAAAGCCGCACCCGGCTGGAGCAGCGCTTCTTCGACACGGCGGACGAGGCAAGCTGGCGGCTACGGCAGCGCATGCAAGCGTCCGTCCCCATCGACACGGCCAAGCGTTGGACGCTAGTCGCAGCAGGCGAGCTTTTCTTCCACCTGAACCGCGCCAAGCCGAGCGATAAGACCGGCCTTGCCGTCATGCGTCAGCAAGCTGGCCTACGCTACGCGCTCAGCAAGTCGATCGACGTCCAGGCACTATACATGCGCCAGCAGAGCTTCCGGGACGACCGGCCCGACGCCGTCCTCCATGTCCCCTGGTTGACGCTCAACTGGAAAATCTGA
- a CDS encoding antibiotic biosynthesis monooxygenase family protein, translated as MFVAVYWWRVHPGKEDQFRAAWRRGTDLIREKYGSFGSRLHRDADGRFVGYAEWPDEETWRAAFDQKMVYDEPQTRAAFVDAIAEVPADADPIFTMTVTDDLLVRARPQDSPLDGE; from the coding sequence ATGTTCGTCGCGGTCTATTGGTGGCGGGTGCATCCGGGAAAGGAAGATCAGTTCCGGGCGGCGTGGCGGCGCGGGACTGACCTGATCCGCGAAAAATATGGCAGTTTCGGTTCGCGGCTTCACCGGGATGCCGATGGGCGCTTTGTCGGCTATGCGGAGTGGCCGGACGAGGAGACGTGGCGCGCGGCTTTCGACCAGAAGATGGTCTATGATGAGCCGCAAACCCGGGCCGCCTTTGTCGATGCGATCGCTGAAGTGCCCGCAGATGCCGATCCGATCTTCACCATGACGGTGACCGACGACCTGCTGGTGCGGGCGCGGCCGCAAGACAGTCCGCTCGATGGCGAATAG
- the def gene encoding peptide deformylase, whose product MAILPILEAPDPRLRTISSPVEAIDDDLQRLIDDMFETMYDAPGIGLAAIQVGVPKRVLVMDLQEPESDEEGAPAVKKPMVFINPEILEGSADLSVYNEGCLSVPDQYAEVERPATIRASWMDREGRIHEEQLEGLLATCLQHEMDHLQGVLFIDHLSRLKRDMLMKKLTKARKAA is encoded by the coding sequence ATGGCCATTCTTCCAATCCTTGAGGCGCCTGACCCGCGCCTGCGTACCATTTCGTCTCCGGTGGAGGCGATCGATGACGATCTGCAACGCCTGATCGATGATATGTTCGAGACCATGTACGACGCTCCGGGCATAGGCCTTGCGGCGATCCAGGTGGGCGTGCCGAAGCGCGTGCTGGTGATGGATTTGCAGGAGCCCGAATCGGATGAAGAGGGTGCGCCTGCGGTGAAAAAGCCGATGGTGTTCATCAATCCCGAGATTTTGGAGGGTTCGGCGGACCTGTCAGTCTATAATGAGGGCTGCCTGTCGGTGCCGGACCAATATGCCGAGGTGGAGCGGCCCGCGACGATCCGGGCAAGCTGGATGGATCGCGAAGGGCGTATTCATGAGGAGCAGCTTGAGGGCCTTCTGGCCACCTGCTTGCAGCACGAGATGGATCATTTGCAGGGCGTGCTGTTCATCGATCATCTGTCGCGGTTGAAGCGGGACATGTTGATGAAGAAGCTGACGAAGGCGCGCAAGGCGGCCTGA
- the fsa gene encoding fructose-6-phosphate aldolase, which produces MKFFVDTADTNEIRDLAATGLLDGVTTNPSLIHKSGRKFMEVVEEICGIVDGPVSAEVVALDHETMMKEAAVLRKIADNVCIKVPLTIDGLKTCKALTSEGTMVNVTLCFSANQALLAAKAGATFISPFVGRHDDNGFDGMKLIEDIRLIYDNYAFDTEILVASVRHPIHVLESAKIGADVMTAPPSVIKALFNHVLTDKGIAGFLADWEKTGQSVL; this is translated from the coding sequence ATGAAGTTCTTCGTCGATACCGCTGACACCAACGAAATCCGTGACCTTGCCGCCACCGGTCTGCTGGACGGCGTGACCACTAACCCGTCGCTGATCCACAAATCGGGCCGCAAGTTCATGGAAGTGGTCGAGGAAATCTGCGGCATCGTTGATGGCCCCGTTTCCGCCGAAGTCGTCGCTCTCGACCATGAGACGATGATGAAGGAAGCCGCCGTGTTGCGGAAGATCGCGGACAATGTCTGCATCAAGGTGCCGCTGACCATCGATGGCCTCAAGACCTGCAAAGCGCTGACCAGCGAAGGCACGATGGTCAATGTGACGCTCTGCTTCTCGGCCAATCAGGCGCTGCTGGCGGCGAAGGCGGGCGCGACCTTCATTTCGCCCTTCGTTGGGCGGCATGATGATAATGGCTTCGATGGCATGAAGCTGATCGAAGATATCCGTCTGATCTACGATAATTATGCGTTCGACACGGAAATCCTGGTGGCGAGCGTGCGGCATCCGATCCATGTGCTGGAAAGCGCGAAGATCGGCGCGGACGTGATGACCGCGCCGCCTTCGGTCATCAAGGCGCTGTTCAACCATGTGCTGACCGACAAGGGTATCGCCGGATTCCTGGCGGATTGGGAAAAGACCGGGCAGTCGGTTCTTTAA
- the fmt gene encoding methionyl-tRNA formyltransferase, which produces MRIIYMGTPDFAVPALVALAKAGHEIVAVYSQPPRPAGRGKALRPSPVQAQAEQMGIEIRTPISLKDAEVQSAFAALNADVAVVAAYGLILPRAVLDAPRSGCLNIHASLLPRWRGAAPIQRAILSGDNVTGVTIMNMEAGLDTGPMRAKHVTPIEDKTAGALTTELAQAGAELMVEVLDDLPAHPPVPQPEDGVTYAAKIDKSEARIDFTRDAHQVERQIRAFNPFPGAFLEYRGERFRILAAHVEEHEGPPGELLDNSLLIGCGHGAIRPTLIQRAGKGAMSPGELLRGYDMPAGSRADA; this is translated from the coding sequence ATGCGCATCATCTATATGGGAACCCCGGATTTCGCCGTCCCCGCCCTCGTGGCGCTGGCCAAGGCCGGGCACGAAATCGTGGCGGTTTACAGCCAGCCGCCACGCCCCGCCGGTCGGGGCAAGGCGCTACGCCCCTCCCCCGTTCAGGCTCAGGCCGAACAGATGGGCATAGAGATTCGCACGCCGATTTCACTCAAGGACGCGGAGGTGCAATCCGCCTTTGCCGCTCTCAATGCCGATGTCGCGGTGGTGGCCGCCTATGGACTGATCCTGCCGCGCGCTGTGCTGGACGCCCCCCGTTCCGGCTGCCTCAACATCCACGCCTCCCTGCTTCCCCGCTGGCGCGGTGCAGCGCCGATCCAACGCGCCATCCTCTCGGGCGATAATGTGACCGGCGTCACGATCATGAACATGGAAGCGGGCCTCGACACCGGCCCGATGCGTGCGAAACATGTGACCCCGATCGAGGACAAGACGGCGGGCGCGCTCACCACCGAATTGGCGCAAGCGGGCGCGGAATTGATGGTGGAGGTGCTGGACGACCTCCCCGCACACCCGCCCGTTCCGCAACCGGAAGACGGCGTCACCTACGCCGCCAAGATCGACAAGAGCGAGGCCCGCATCGACTTCACCCGCGACGCGCATCAGGTCGAACGGCAAATACGCGCCTTCAACCCCTTCCCCGGCGCATTCCTGGAATATCGCGGAGAACGCTTCCGCATCCTCGCCGCCCATGTCGAGGAGCATGAAGGTCCGCCGGGCGAGTTGCTCGACAACAGCCTGCTCATCGGCTGCGGCCACGGCGCGATCCGCCCCACCCTGATTCAGCGCGCAGGCAAGGGCGCGATGTCTCCGGGCGAACTGCTCCGCGGCTACGACATGCCCGCAGGGTCGCGAGCCGATGCCTAG
- the truA gene encoding tRNA pseudouridine(38-40) synthase TruA, whose protein sequence is MTRFAFTVEFDGRPFMGWQRQAHGPSVQQALEDAIHAVTGERAVIHAAGRTDAGVHGLAMRAHTDIEKPIAPFRLMEAMNARLRPNPVAILACETVADDWHARFSCIGRAYVYRIANRRAPLTFESGLIWRVIQPLDTDAMQEAAQLLVGRHDFTTFRSAHCQAESPLKSLDRLDVEREGDRIAIHAEARSFLHHQVRSMVGCLALVGMGRWSIADMRAARDAKDRAALGLNAPPDGLYFVKAHYPSIRSG, encoded by the coding sequence ATGACCCGCTTCGCCTTCACCGTAGAATTTGACGGCCGCCCGTTCATGGGCTGGCAACGGCAGGCGCACGGCCCCAGCGTCCAGCAAGCGCTGGAAGACGCCATCCACGCCGTCACCGGCGAGCGCGCCGTAATCCACGCAGCGGGCCGAACCGACGCCGGGGTCCATGGCCTCGCCATGCGCGCCCATACAGACATCGAAAAGCCGATCGCGCCCTTCCGCCTGATGGAAGCGATGAACGCGCGCCTGCGTCCCAACCCCGTCGCCATCCTCGCCTGCGAAACCGTAGCCGATGACTGGCACGCCCGCTTCTCCTGCATCGGCCGCGCTTATGTTTACCGCATCGCCAACCGCCGCGCGCCGCTCACCTTCGAAAGCGGTCTGATCTGGCGCGTCATCCAGCCGCTCGACACCGACGCCATGCAGGAAGCCGCCCAACTACTCGTCGGCCGCCACGACTTCACCACCTTCCGATCGGCCCATTGCCAGGCGGAAAGCCCGCTAAAATCCCTCGACCGCCTCGATGTCGAACGCGAAGGCGACCGCATCGCCATCCATGCCGAGGCGCGTTCCTTCCTCCACCATCAGGTGCGCTCGATGGTCGGTTGCCTGGCGTTGGTCGGCATGGGTCGTTGGTCGATAGCCGACATGCGCGCCGCCCGAGACGCGAAGGACCGCGCCGCGCTCGGCCTCAACGCGCCACCCGATGGCCTCTATTTCGTGAAGGCACATTACCCCTCCATCCGTTCGGGCTGA
- the phoB gene encoding phosphate regulon transcriptional regulator PhoB encodes MARAKMLLVEDDAALAELLIWHFKREDFDVAHTVDGEEALLLAQENVPDIVLLDWMVESLSGIEVCRRLRRMNGTANVPIIMLTARGEEEDRVRGLETGADDYVTKPFSPRELVARVGAVLRRVRPALAGETLTFADVEMDTVGHKVRRGGQVIPLGPTEFRLLKHFLEHPGWVFSRERLLDSVWGQDSDIELRTVDVHIRRLRKAINADSQYRDIIRTVRSAGYALDTDGVG; translated from the coding sequence ATGGCGAGAGCCAAGATGCTTCTGGTTGAAGATGACGCGGCCCTCGCAGAACTTCTGATCTGGCATTTCAAGCGCGAGGATTTCGACGTCGCACACACTGTCGATGGCGAGGAAGCCTTGTTGCTGGCGCAGGAAAATGTGCCCGACATCGTCCTGCTCGACTGGATGGTGGAAAGCCTGTCCGGCATCGAAGTCTGCCGCCGTCTGCGCCGGATGAATGGCACGGCCAATGTGCCGATCATCATGCTCACCGCGCGCGGAGAGGAGGAAGACCGGGTCCGCGGGCTGGAAACCGGCGCGGACGACTATGTCACCAAGCCCTTTTCTCCTCGCGAACTGGTCGCGCGCGTCGGCGCAGTCCTCCGCCGCGTCCGTCCCGCGCTGGCTGGCGAGACGCTGACCTTCGCGGACGTGGAGATGGACACGGTCGGTCACAAGGTCCGACGCGGCGGTCAGGTGATACCGCTCGGCCCCACCGAGTTTCGCCTGCTCAAGCATTTCCTGGAGCATCCCGGCTGGGTCTTCTCGCGCGAACGGCTGCTCGACAGCGTCTGGGGCCAGGACAGCGACATCGAGCTGCGCACTGTCGATGTCCATATCCGCCGCCTGCGCAAGGCGATCAATGCCGACAGTCAATATCGCGACATCATCCGCACGGTCCGATCTGCGGGCTATGCGCTGGATACGGATGGCGTAGGGTAA
- the ada gene encoding bifunctional DNA-binding transcriptional regulator/O6-methylguanine-DNA methyltransferase Ada — protein MNQMTEVSASTPLPMDDDACWNAFLRRDRDVDGQFVGAVLTTGIYCKPSCAARHPRRENMIFLPDPEAARAAGFRACLRCRPDEVGRDRLAVEAAKAFIAGCEAVPSLEEVAAHAGYAPHHFHRLFKRDTGLTPAAYARSLRAERLKVALEGGGSVTSAIYDAGYNAPSRAYVDADRHLGMTPSAWKDGGRGVTIRFVVVGSSLGPVLVAATDRGLSRISFEEDEGDLRRRFPKAEIVPGDAALDALAAQVVRLIEDPSEPLDLPMDVNGTAFQQAVWAALRAIPAGETRSYGEIAAAIGRPGAVRAAGTACGDNGLAVVIPCHRVLRSDGSLGGYAYGLERKKALLERERGAG, from the coding sequence ATGAACCAGATGACCGAAGTTTCCGCCTCGACGCCGCTGCCGATGGATGACGATGCCTGCTGGAACGCGTTCCTGCGGCGCGATCGGGACGTGGATGGGCAGTTTGTGGGCGCGGTGCTGACGACCGGCATATACTGCAAGCCGAGCTGCGCGGCGCGGCATCCCCGGCGAGAAAATATGATCTTCTTGCCTGATCCGGAGGCTGCACGGGCGGCGGGTTTTCGCGCTTGTCTTCGTTGTCGGCCGGATGAGGTCGGGCGGGATCGGTTGGCGGTTGAGGCGGCCAAGGCTTTCATTGCGGGGTGCGAGGCTGTGCCCTCGCTGGAGGAGGTCGCCGCCCATGCGGGCTATGCGCCGCATCATTTCCATCGGCTGTTCAAGCGGGATACGGGCCTGACGCCTGCTGCTTATGCGCGGTCGCTGCGGGCTGAACGGCTGAAGGTGGCTTTGGAGGGAGGAGGGAGCGTGACCAGCGCGATCTATGACGCGGGCTATAATGCGCCGAGCCGGGCCTATGTCGATGCGGATCGGCATTTGGGCATGACGCCGAGTGCGTGGAAGGATGGCGGGCGCGGGGTCACAATCCGATTTGTGGTGGTGGGGAGCAGCCTTGGGCCGGTGCTGGTCGCGGCGACCGATCGGGGATTGAGCCGGATCAGCTTTGAGGAGGATGAGGGCGATCTGCGGCGGCGCTTTCCGAAGGCGGAAATCGTGCCGGGAGATGCGGCGCTGGACGCGCTGGCGGCGCAGGTGGTGCGGCTGATCGAGGATCCGTCTGAGCCTTTGGATTTGCCGATGGATGTGAATGGCACGGCTTTCCAGCAGGCGGTCTGGGCGGCGTTGAGGGCGATTCCGGCGGGAGAGACACGGAGCTATGGCGAGATCGCGGCGGCGATCGGGAGGCCGGGGGCGGTGCGGGCTGCGGGGACGGCTTGTGGAGATAACGGGTTGGCTGTGGTTATCCCCTGCCATCGGGTGCTGCGGAGTGATGGTAGCCTTGGTGGCTATGCTTATGGGCTGGAGCGGAAAAAGGCTTTGTTGGAGCGGGAGCGTGGGGCAGGGTGA
- a CDS encoding queuosine precursor transporter, with amino-acid sequence MTDLGVQKIDAQALSGRPMRYFDFFIAAFVAILLLSNLIGAAKLSTVGGFTFGAGILFFPLGYVLGDVLTEVYGYARARRCVWAGFGAMLFMALMSWVVVKLPPAEGWPDQKAYEAVFGNTWRIVFASLAAFWAGELANSFVLAKMKLLTQGKHLWMRTIGSTIVGQGVDSLLFYPLAFVGVWSNAQVLTVMVTNWMLKVTWEAVLTPLTYLVVNSLKRAEGLDVYDEGTDFTPFRTRI; translated from the coding sequence ATGACCGATTTGGGGGTTCAGAAAATCGATGCGCAGGCGCTTTCGGGGCGGCCGATGCGCTATTTCGATTTCTTCATCGCGGCGTTCGTCGCCATATTGCTGCTGTCGAACCTGATCGGGGCGGCGAAGCTGTCGACGGTTGGTGGCTTCACATTCGGCGCTGGCATCCTTTTCTTTCCGCTTGGCTATGTGCTGGGGGACGTGCTGACCGAGGTTTATGGCTACGCCCGCGCCCGCCGATGCGTTTGGGCGGGCTTTGGCGCGATGCTGTTCATGGCGCTGATGAGCTGGGTGGTGGTGAAGCTGCCTCCGGCGGAGGGTTGGCCGGACCAGAAGGCCTATGAGGCGGTGTTCGGCAATACGTGGCGCATCGTCTTTGCTTCGCTAGCTGCGTTCTGGGCGGGGGAACTCGCCAACAGCTTCGTGCTGGCCAAGATGAAGCTGCTGACGCAGGGCAAGCATCTGTGGATGCGGACGATCGGGTCGACGATCGTGGGGCAGGGAGTGGATAGCCTACTCTTCTATCCGCTGGCCTTTGTGGGCGTGTGGAGCAACGCGCAGGTGCTGACGGTGATGGTCACCAACTGGATGTTGAAGGTGACGTGGGAGGCGGTGCTGACGCCCTTGACCTATCTGGTGGTGAACAGCCTGAAGCGCGCGGAGGGGCTGGACGTCTATGATGAGGGGACGGACTTTACGCCGTTTCGGACGCGGATCTAG
- the recR gene encoding recombination mediator RecR, whose translation MASPEIDALTQALSRLPGLGPRSARRAVLHLLKKRESALEPLLRALDAVNDRLVTCGLCGNVDTVDPCGICADPRRDARALCVVEDVADLWALDKSRLFPGRFHVLGGRLSALEGVRPEDLSIDALVTRVEAGGIDEVVLAMNATLEGQTTAHYLAERLERFPVRLTQLAHGVPVGGELDYLDEGTLAQALRARRPVG comes from the coding sequence ATGGCTTCTCCCGAGATCGATGCGCTGACGCAGGCGCTGTCCCGTCTGCCGGGCCTTGGCCCGCGTTCGGCGCGGCGTGCTGTGTTGCACCTGCTGAAGAAGCGGGAAAGCGCGCTGGAACCGCTGCTGCGTGCGCTTGATGCGGTGAACGACCGGCTGGTTACGTGCGGTTTATGCGGGAATGTCGATACGGTCGATCCGTGTGGCATTTGTGCCGACCCGCGCCGCGACGCTCGCGCGCTGTGCGTGGTGGAGGATGTGGCCGATTTGTGGGCGCTCGACAAATCGCGGCTTTTTCCGGGGCGTTTTCATGTGCTGGGTGGGCGATTGTCGGCGTTGGAAGGGGTAAGGCCGGAAGACCTTTCCATCGATGCGCTGGTGACGCGAGTCGAAGCGGGCGGCATTGATGAAGTGGTGCTGGCGATGAATGCGACGCTGGAGGGGCAGACCACCGCGCATTATCTGGCAGAACGGCTGGAGCGCTTTCCCGTTCGGCTGACCCAGTTGGCCCATGGTGTGCCCGTGGGCGGTGAACTCGATTATCTGGATGAGGGCACGTTGGCGCAGGCTTTGCGGGCGCGGCGGCCCGTTGGGTGA
- a CDS encoding primosomal protein N' yields the protein MSSRARVILLNAALGPLDYRVPHGMQVTPGSIIVVPLGPRQLVGVVWEEDSFPDVESVGDNRLRNIVGPVDAPPIPETLRRLIEWTADYYLAPVASVLRMTLASMSALEGARTVIEYKRTGALPDRMTDQRTQAMERIGERQGLIRELALIGGVSDAVIRGLVKAGAFEPVEVSIDTPFPCPDPDHAPPQLSDGQANAATEFVDAVRQRDFAPFLLDGVTGSGKTEVYFEAIAAAIREGRQVLVLLPEIALTEPFLERFEKRFGTVPISWHSGLRQSERRRAWRAIASGEAAVVVGARSALFLPYPNLGLIVVDEAHEASFKQEDGVHYHARDVAVMRGLMEKFPVILASATPAIETRHQVELGRYREIKLPARFGGAEMPGIEGINLLTDPPERGRWIAPPLIKAIDEVMEKGEQSLLFLNRRGYAPLTLCRHCGYRFQCPNCTAWMVEHRLTKRLACHHCGHVIPSPRFCPECKEEDSLVACGPGVERIADEVKALWPQARTAIVTSDTLWSPAKAAEFVKSVEAGAVDIIIGTQLVTKGYHFPNLTLVGVIDADLGLEGGDLRASERTFQQIVQVAGRAGRGQKPGRVFIQTRMPEAEVIKALIAGDSERFYEVETENRRRANAPPFGRFAAIIISSEDSDEAAQVARLIGKSAPLIDGMRVYGPAPAPLSVLRGRHRHRLLIHASRQIDVQAAIREWLDNLTWKSGTRVAVDVDPYSFM from the coding sequence ATGAGTTCGCGCGCCCGTGTCATCCTGCTGAACGCTGCCCTTGGGCCGCTCGACTATCGCGTGCCGCACGGCATGCAAGTGACGCCCGGCAGCATCATTGTCGTCCCCCTCGGCCCCCGGCAGCTTGTCGGCGTGGTATGGGAAGAGGATAGCTTCCCCGATGTCGAAAGCGTCGGCGACAACCGCCTGCGCAACATTGTCGGACCGGTGGACGCGCCGCCGATCCCCGAAACCCTCCGCCGCCTCATCGAATGGACGGCGGACTATTATCTCGCCCCCGTTGCGTCGGTGCTGCGCATGACGCTGGCGTCCATGTCGGCGCTGGAAGGCGCGCGCACCGTCATCGAATACAAGCGCACTGGCGCCCTGCCAGACCGCATGACCGACCAACGCACGCAGGCGATGGAGCGCATCGGCGAACGCCAGGGACTGATCCGCGAACTGGCCCTGATCGGCGGGGTCAGCGACGCGGTCATCCGAGGTCTCGTAAAGGCAGGCGCGTTCGAACCGGTGGAAGTCAGCATCGACACGCCCTTCCCCTGCCCCGACCCCGATCATGCACCGCCGCAGCTGTCCGATGGCCAGGCCAACGCCGCGACCGAATTCGTGGACGCGGTGCGCCAGCGCGACTTCGCGCCCTTCCTGCTCGACGGCGTCACTGGCTCCGGCAAGACGGAAGTCTATTTCGAAGCCATCGCCGCGGCCATCCGTGAAGGACGGCAGGTGCTGGTCCTCCTGCCCGAAATCGCGCTCACCGAACCCTTCCTCGAACGCTTCGAGAAGCGCTTCGGCACTGTCCCGATCAGCTGGCACAGCGGCCTGCGCCAATCCGAACGCCGTCGCGCCTGGCGCGCGATCGCTTCGGGCGAAGCAGCGGTCGTCGTCGGCGCCCGATCCGCCCTCTTCCTGCCCTACCCCAATCTCGGCCTCATCGTCGTCGATGAAGCGCATGAGGCGAGCTTCAAGCAGGAAGACGGCGTCCACTATCACGCCCGCGACGTGGCCGTGATGCGCGGCCTCATGGAAAAATTTCCGGTCATCCTCGCGTCGGCCACCCCAGCCATCGAAACCCGGCATCAGGTAGAGCTTGGCCGCTATCGCGAAATCAAACTGCCCGCCCGGTTCGGCGGCGCGGAAATGCCTGGCATAGAGGGTATCAATCTTCTCACCGACCCGCCAGAACGCGGGCGCTGGATCGCGCCGCCCCTCATCAAGGCTATCGACGAGGTGATGGAGAAGGGCGAACAGAGCCTGCTCTTCCTCAACCGTCGGGGCTATGCGCCGCTGACGCTCTGCCGCCATTGCGGCTATCGCTTCCAATGCCCTAACTGCACCGCCTGGATGGTCGAACATCGGCTGACTAAGCGCCTCGCCTGCCATCATTGCGGCCACGTCATTCCGTCGCCCCGCTTCTGTCCGGAGTGCAAGGAGGAGGACAGCCTCGTCGCCTGCGGCCCCGGCGTCGAGCGAATCGCCGATGAAGTGAAAGCGCTCTGGCCGCAGGCACGCACCGCCATCGTCACCTCCGACACGCTCTGGTCCCCCGCCAAGGCCGCCGAGTTCGTAAAGTCGGTCGAAGCGGGCGCGGTCGACATCATCATCGGCACGCAGCTGGTGACGAAGGGATATCACTTCCCCAATCTGACGCTGGTCGGCGTGATCGACGCGGACCTTGGCCTTGAAGGCGGCGACTTGCGCGCGTCCGAACGCACCTTCCAGCAGATCGTCCAGGTAGCGGGCCGGGCGGGCCGTGGACAGAAGCCCGGCCGCGTCTTCATCCAGACCCGCATGCCAGAAGCCGAAGTCATCAAAGCCCTCATCGCAGGCGATTCGGAACGCTTCTACGAAGTCGAAACCGAAAACCGCCGCCGCGCCAACGCCCCGCCCTTCGGCCGCTTCGCCGCGATCATCATCTCCAGCGAAGATTCCGACGAAGCCGCCCAGGTCGCCCGCCTGATCGGCAAATCAGCCCCCCTGATCGACGGCATGCGCGTCTACGGCCCCGCGCCCGCGCCCCTCTCCGTACTACGCGGCCGCCACCGCCACCGCCTGCTGATCCACGCCAGCCGCCAGATCGACGTGCAGGCGGCAATCCGCGAATGGCTGGATAATCTCACCTGGAAATCAGGGACGCGGGTCGCGGTGGATGTGGATCCTTACAGCTTCATGTGA
- a CDS encoding four-helix bundle copper-binding protein, producing MSIHKMIGLHPDVADNLNEQLAAAARHAMFCSLMCTSCADACTAEEMDMRQCIRTCLDCADVCDATAKLATRRTGQNIDVLRLMLESCASVCDACAEECERHEHEHCKLCAEMCRECARDCRTAVPTVQ from the coding sequence ATGTCGATCCACAAGATGATTGGGCTTCATCCCGATGTCGCCGACAATCTGAACGAGCAGCTGGCGGCGGCCGCGCGCCATGCCATGTTTTGCAGCCTCATGTGCACATCCTGCGCCGACGCTTGCACCGCAGAGGAGATGGACATGCGCCAGTGCATCCGCACCTGCCTCGACTGCGCAGATGTGTGCGATGCCACCGCGAAGTTGGCGACCCGACGCACCGGCCAGAACATCGATGTTCTGCGCCTCATGCTGGAAAGCTGCGCCAGCGTTTGCGACGCCTGCGCCGAAGAATGCGAACGGCACGAGCATGAGCATTGTAAGCTGTGCGCGGAGATGTGCCGTGAGTGCGCACGGGATTGCAGGACGGCGGTGCCGACGGTCCAGTGA